A region of the Chryseobacterium cucumeris genome:
ACAAACACGGAAGAATCCTTATTAAAGAGGATGCTACAAAAGACTGGAACACAGAGACTGTGCATCAGTTTATTGACAATATTATCAAATAATATTTTAACTAAATTTTATAATTTGTTGGTACAGGATTTGCGAATTTTATAGCGTTGAAAAATTTATTAATCCAAACACAAAATGAAATATTCAAAATTAAATCTTGCAAAAGAAGCCATCAATCATAAGGGCTTTATCAAAAAGATCCCTGATATTTTCAGAATGGTCAAAATGTGGAGAAAAGGAATTTATCCAATTAAATCCATAGACATTATTCTTCCTTTACTTGGAATTTTATATGTACTCTCTCCTATTGACCTCCTTCCTGAATTTGTAATACCGGTTCTTGGAGTTATGGACGACCTGGCAGTATTGTCACTTACCATTCCTAAGCTCATCAAAGAGGTTGACAAGTTTTTATTGTGGGAAGCCCAGCAGAAATATAGCGGCACCCAAATCATTGATGCTGAAATCGTAAAATAATAGTTTATTATATTTTTAACACCATCCCGGTCAATCCGGGATGGTTTTTTATTGACAAATGGGCGATAAATTTTTAAGCCTTATTTCAATTCCTTAAATTTGCAATATCTAATAAAAAATAATGGAAAGTAAAAAAGAATTCTTCTTAGAGTGTTACAAACTAGGCATCATCAAATTCGGCAGGTTTACCCTGAAAAGCGGTATTGAAAGTCCTTTTTATGTAGACCTGAGACCTTTGGCTTCAGATCCTAAAATTTTAAAAAATCTTGCTAATTATTTATTGGAAATGCTTCCGTTAGATAATTTTGATTTAATCTGTGGAGTTCCTTATGCTGCTCTTCCTATGGCTACAGCAATGTCTCTGGAAAGCTATATTCCATTAATTATTAAAAGAAAAGAAGCAAAAAGCTACGGTACCAAGAAGCTGATTGAGGGAATTTACCAGAAGGGGCAAAACTGCCTTTTGGTAGAGGATGTGATCACTTCAGGAAAATCTTTGCTGGAAACTATTCCTGAAATAGAACAGGAAGATCTTAAAGTTTCAGACATTGTGGTGGTACTTGACAGAGAGCAGGGAGGAAAACAATTATTGGAAAGCAAAGGATACAGAGTGCACACCCTTTTCAACATTTCGGAAGTATGCAATATTCTTCAGGAAACTGGTGAATTGTCTGATGAAGAAGTAAAAAGAATCCAAGACTTCCTTCAAGGGAACCATATTCAGTTTGAAGAGGAAATAAGATCTTCTTATGAACAAAAACTTCAGGTAACACAGCATTCCGTTTCAAAAAAATTACTGGAAACAGCTTTGGCAAAAAAATCAAACCTTATTGCCTCTGCAGATGTTACTACAACTCAGGAGCTGTTGGAGCTTGCTGAAAAAGTAGGTCCGCATATTATTGCTTTAAAAACGCATATCGATATTATTTCTGATTTTGAATACGAAAAAACAATTACTCCTTTAAAAGCTATTGCTGCAAAACACCAGTTTCTACTGATGGAAGACAGAAAATTTGCTGATATCGGAAATACACAGGAACTTCAGTTCACAAGCGGAGTTTTCAAAATTACAGATTGGGCAGATTTCGTAACTTCTCAGGTAATCGGAGGTTTTGAATCATTAGACTGTTTCAAAAATGTAGGAGTGGTAGCCATTGTTGGAATGTCTTCCAAAGGAGCTTTAACAACTGCAAGCTATCGTGAGGAAGCTTTAAAAGTGGCTTTATCTCATCCTAATGTAATTGGTGGTGTATCTCAGAATAAAATTCCTGAGGATCTGCTATTGTTTACTCCTGGGGTAAACCTTGCGGATTCAGGAGATGGTAAAGGGCAGCAGTACAACACACCGGAACATGTTTTCAAAACACTGCACACAGATTTTATCATCGTAGGAAGAGGAATCTACAAATCCAATGATCCTGAAGCATCTGCCATCACTTATAAAACAGAAGGATGGAATGCTTATATTAATTCTTTGGAAAAAAAAGCAATTCAAGGTTAAAATGCTATAAAGTATATACAAAATAAGTTATATTTGAGCTTTATCACGAATATTTGAAAAAGATCAGCATTTGCCTTATTTTGTTATGGGGAGTTGTACAGGTTTCTGCACAGACAGACAGTATATACATTGAAACAAAACTGTCTCCTGACAAAAAAAACCTTGAGGTCCGCCAGGAAATTGTTTATTATAATCAATCCGGGAAAGACCTGCAGACCGTAAAACTCCTGAATTGGGTTGCCGCGTACAATAAACGGGGAACTTCTTTAGTCTACAGAAAACTGGAAGACCGGAATAATGATTTGCATTTTGCAAAAAATGACCAATTGGGAAAACTTCTGGAACTGAACATTAAAAATTCTGAAAATGAAGTCCTTCCTGTCAATACCTTCTCAGATGAAAATCTTTTTATTCCTCTGAAAAATGTATTAAAACCCGGCGAAAGCGTCACTCTACAGTTGCAATACAGGATGCAGCTTCCCGATAAAACTTTTACGGGATACGGAACATCCGTTCAGAATACTGTATTAAAATATTTCTTTATTGTTCCGGATCATTTTGATCCGGACAATATTTCCAGAAGAAATTATCACGATATTGAGGAACAGGTAAGCTTTAATACTTTCTGGACCGTCAATTTTGATATCCCTGTGAACAGTTTTGTTGAAGGTAACCTTCCTCAGGTTCAGATGAACTCATTTAAGGGTTATCTCGATTCAGATCCTGAGTTTTTAATTTCTCCGACAGCATTTCAATCCATAAAAACCAATGTTGACGGAGAGGAAATCGAAATCAAATTTGGATATAATCTGAAGCCGGACGAAAAACAAAATCTGGAGTTTTATCTTCCTTTACAATTAAAATTCATTAAAGAACGCATCGGGTATCTTCCGAAAAGTATTTTTATCTCAGATAAATTCAGAGCCAAAGAAGACTTTTTCGGGAACAATGATATTACTTTCTGGAAATTCAGATTCCGTCTGTTTACCGAGACCGAAAAAACCGATATGGATTATTTCGGGATCATTGCCAAGAAAATTCTTGACGAAGGCGTTATTGCAGATAAAGAAAAAGACCACTGGTTTAAAAATGGTTTAAAGTCTTATCTTGAAATTCAGTACCTCAAAAAATTCTACGCTGATACGAAACTTTTAGGGACACTTCCGGAGACCAGAATCTTTGGACTTAAACCATTAAAGTTATTCCACGCCTCCAAAGTAAAACTTCTGGACCGCTACGGACTTTCCTATCAGTATATTATGCTGCAGAACCTTGATCAGAAAATTGATGAACATTTCCCTGTTCTGAGTAATTTCAATGATATGGCCATCAGCAGCTTTGAAACAGGAAGCCTTTTCAACTACTCGGCAGACAAAATGGGATATGAACAATTCGATGGTATTCTAAAAAATTATATTGCTCAGAATTCCGGAAAAAAAATTAATCCTGAAGAATTTTTGTCGTCTCTTTCTGAAAACAATAAATCGACAGCCTACCTTTCCAAATTTTTCAAACAAAAGAACAGGGTTGATTTTAAATTGAAAAACATTAGAAAAGATAATGACTCCCTGCAAATAAAAATTGTAAGAAATACAGATATTTCTATTCCTGTAAAGCTGGAAACAGAAACCAGAGAAGGAGAAAAGAAAGCGTATTGGATAGACACGGAGGAAAATGAACGTACCACCAGCCTGTCGCTTCCTGCATCAGAGAATATTTACAAAACCACCTTAAACAGTGGCTATATTTTCCCTGAATCCAATTACAGAGACAACTTCCTGTATGCGAAAGGTTTATTTTCCAATGCAAAAAAAATTAAACTTAAACTAATAAAAGACATTCCAAACCCGGAATACAATGAAATTTACATCAGCCCAAGGGTGCGTTTCAACAATACGTATGATAAATTTCTTCTGGGAGCCAATTTTAAAAATCAATCTTTCTTTGACCAGAAATTCCTGTATTCGGTGACTCCAACCTATAGTACCGGAACAGGGAAACTTACCGGTTCGGGAGCTGTCTCCTACTCTATTCTGCCTGCAGAAAGCATTATCAGAAGTCTTACATTCGGGGTTTCGGGCTCTTATTTTCATTATGATTATGATCTTGCCTACAGAAAGACTTCTATATCTTCTTCTATTAACTTCAGAAAAAACCCGAGAAGTACCGTTAGCAGAAGTCTTGGCATATCCTATAATTATTTTGAAAGGGATCTGAGTCCTAAGATGATTGCCAATAATGATTACAGTAAATATAACCTCTGGAGTATCGGATATGGCTATAGCGACAGCCAGATGATTCATGAAAAAAGCTTCAGCCTGAGCACCCAGGGAATGGAAGATTTCAATAAAATAACGGCTGAAGGCTTTTACAGATGGGAATTCGCTCCCAAACAAAAGCTGAGCTTACGTTTATTTGCCGGGTATTTCTTAAGAAACAACACCAGAAATAACCTCTTCGACTACGGGATTTCCAGGGTTTCCAACTATTCATTCTCTTATACGCTTTTGGGAGAAAGTGCCAGCAGCGGGCTTCTTTCCCAGCAATTTATATTAGCTGATGGTGGTTTTAAATCCTTTCTTCCGGGAACAGTGAATCAATGGATTACGTCTGCCAACGTGGATTCAAGTGTATGGAAAATATTCCACGTATATGCAGATGCCGGAGTGTATAAAAACAAAGATCTTCCTGCCAAATTCATATGGGACACCGGGGTTAAAGTAAGAATCATCCCCGATTTTCTGGAAGTGTATTTCCCGATACAGTCGTCTTTAGGATTTGAACCTTCATTCAAAGATTATGGGAAGCGTATCAGATACACTTTAATTCTTAATCTCGGATCAATTATTAATGCAGC
Encoded here:
- a CDS encoding YkvA family protein yields the protein MKYSKLNLAKEAINHKGFIKKIPDIFRMVKMWRKGIYPIKSIDIILPLLGILYVLSPIDLLPEFVIPVLGVMDDLAVLSLTIPKLIKEVDKFLLWEAQQKYSGTQIIDAEIVK
- the pyrF gene encoding orotidine-5'-phosphate decarboxylase: MESKKEFFLECYKLGIIKFGRFTLKSGIESPFYVDLRPLASDPKILKNLANYLLEMLPLDNFDLICGVPYAALPMATAMSLESYIPLIIKRKEAKSYGTKKLIEGIYQKGQNCLLVEDVITSGKSLLETIPEIEQEDLKVSDIVVVLDREQGGKQLLESKGYRVHTLFNISEVCNILQETGELSDEEVKRIQDFLQGNHIQFEEEIRSSYEQKLQVTQHSVSKKLLETALAKKSNLIASADVTTTQELLELAEKVGPHIIALKTHIDIISDFEYEKTITPLKAIAAKHQFLLMEDRKFADIGNTQELQFTSGVFKITDWADFVTSQVIGGFESLDCFKNVGVVAIVGMSSKGALTTASYREEALKVALSHPNVIGGVSQNKIPEDLLLFTPGVNLADSGDGKGQQYNTPEHVFKTLHTDFIIVGRGIYKSNDPEASAITYKTEGWNAYINSLEKKAIQG
- a CDS encoding aminopeptidase, with the translated sequence MKKISICLILLWGVVQVSAQTDSIYIETKLSPDKKNLEVRQEIVYYNQSGKDLQTVKLLNWVAAYNKRGTSLVYRKLEDRNNDLHFAKNDQLGKLLELNIKNSENEVLPVNTFSDENLFIPLKNVLKPGESVTLQLQYRMQLPDKTFTGYGTSVQNTVLKYFFIVPDHFDPDNISRRNYHDIEEQVSFNTFWTVNFDIPVNSFVEGNLPQVQMNSFKGYLDSDPEFLISPTAFQSIKTNVDGEEIEIKFGYNLKPDEKQNLEFYLPLQLKFIKERIGYLPKSIFISDKFRAKEDFFGNNDITFWKFRFRLFTETEKTDMDYFGIIAKKILDEGVIADKEKDHWFKNGLKSYLEIQYLKKFYADTKLLGTLPETRIFGLKPLKLFHASKVKLLDRYGLSYQYIMLQNLDQKIDEHFPVLSNFNDMAISSFETGSLFNYSADKMGYEQFDGILKNYIAQNSGKKINPEEFLSSLSENNKSTAYLSKFFKQKNRVDFKLKNIRKDNDSLQIKIVRNTDISIPVKLETETREGEKKAYWIDTEENERTTSLSLPASENIYKTTLNSGYIFPESNYRDNFLYAKGLFSNAKKIKLKLIKDIPNPEYNEIYISPRVRFNNTYDKFLLGANFKNQSFFDQKFLYSVTPTYSTGTGKLTGSGAVSYSILPAESIIRSLTFGVSGSYFHYDYDLAYRKTSISSSINFRKNPRSTVSRSLGISYNYFERDLSPKMIANNDYSKYNLWSIGYGYSDSQMIHEKSFSLSTQGMEDFNKITAEGFYRWEFAPKQKLSLRLFAGYFLRNNTRNNLFDYGISRVSNYSFSYTLLGESASSGLLSQQFILADGGFKSFLPGTVNQWITSANVDSSVWKIFHVYADAGVYKNKDLPAKFIWDTGVKVRIIPDFLEVYFPIQSSLGFEPSFKDYGKRIRYTLILNLGSIINAARRGWY